CTAGTCTATTTATAGTAGCAACTGTCAGAACATGAGATTGCTGAGTCTGGTTTTCCTTTCGATGTTGTAGATTGTATTGAATTTGACCATAAGATGCATGACTTCTCTGATTAAATGCAGCAAAACTTGTTGGCCATTTTCACTGTCAGTATTGTTGAGTGATGAAACTTTATTCAGGAATCACAATAAACTTAGCAACAAAAACTGTTGCATGCTAAATCTGATTTACTAATCTTTTTAAGGCTACTTTAGAAATAAtatgcaaaatatttttatcaatttataagCTATTTGATACAGAAATGTGCTTTCAAGGATCTGAATACAGAGAAAGGCTTCTTGCGATGGATTTCCTCGATTACTATTATTTCCCGAGGGAACCACAACTAATGGAAGCGCTCTTATCTCATTCCAACTTGGTGCATTCATCCCAGGATACCCAATCCAACCAGTAGTTGTCCGCTATCCTTACGTACACTTTGACCAATCATGGTAGGACACTTATCTTCTCTTGAACttcattttggttttttctATATAATGTAGTATGCCATCTCATGCAGGGGGAATATCTCTTTGGCAAAGCTCATGTTTAGAATGTTCACACAGTTTCACAATTTTATGGAGGTATGCTACACCACTGGATTTGAACTCTTGGTTCCTACATTGCCTTTTTTTGCAAACTCtatattgatttgaaattaatttGAGATATTTATTATTACATGACAGGTGGAATACCTTCCTGTGGTATCACCACTCACTAATCGAAAAGAAAGCATCATCCACTTGGCTGAGAGGGTGAGTATCagcttgtaattgattttttttcctgctgTGTTCTTGAACCGTTAAATATACTTGGTAGTTTTGAATTTGTAAGTACGCACCATTGTGCTGTCTTACCAGATTATTACATGTTTGAAATTCTGCACGAGTCATTTCAGTTGACTCAtatggtttaatttttttatacttaaagCATATAAATGTCTGTGTAGTTAAGGGCTTGGGTTATTAAAGCATGTTAAATTCTTCAGATGtgtttatatgatattttataaagtGTGGATGAATTGTTCTTATTAGTTCATTTACCTCAATTGCAAAAAATTATCCTTTCAGTTTTATTGCCCATTGTTCTTTTAGGGAAGGATATTTTCACTTGCTCATGTTTTGAGTATTTTTGTAGCACTGAGATATTATTTGTAGGCACAGACAAGGATGTGTATAGTATTTAGGATTTTAAATTGAAGCATGAAAATGAatatacataaattttttttcttaagaacACTGCCAATTATGAATTTGTGCAGATTGTGGGATGAGTtcgcatatatatatttatttttcccatCGTGGCATTGATTGTAGATTTTTTATAACAATTAACCATTTGGATTTATGCAGACTAGCCATGCTATTGCAACTGCACTTAATGTAACAGAAACCTCTCATTCCTATGGGGACTTAATGCTTCTTACGAAAGCATTGCAATCAAGACAGGTTTCCATTTCTTGCCTACCATTTTTGCCCATTACAATCATCTTAAATATATGTGCCTTTATGATCTTTATATCTGCCCATTGCCCAACAATTGGCAAGTGGTTGATTTCAGTTAAAATgacagatttttatttttttaagaatagaTAGTAGATGTTGGATCTATTATAACAAATGaactttaaatttgaaatgcaTGGTTAAATCTGAAATTAATTAGCATATTGAGGTCTAAAATACAGTGCTAGGCTTGACCCTTTCATTGGGATGAAGAATGCAGAGAATACAACTACACTTAATGGCAAACCggtcatactttttttttttataagtaaaaattttattcatcaaatgcaataggcaaagcccatgtacacaggatgtatacaaatGAAACGCCTAAATACATTTGAATACTAGAAAAACGAGGACAAAAACTCATGGACAGCCCCTCCATTAAATATAAGTGTATTCATTTATATTCATATACATTTAGAAAAAGTGATTCAATTAATAAATCTATTTAGGAGATCTATTGCATTAGTTCAATTAGATCAATATGTAAGCAATTTGTAGAAAgaatcagtgcatgttctatgttaataatgcacattatttttaaagaatcgACAGTCATTAAATTTTCTGTAAAGATTTAGTGTAATATTAGCATACAACTAACTGGAtgtaatgccccaatggaaggcctaaATCATatggcctatactctaaaatgactagtcaatgatacaattgaagccccattagaaccttataaagagcaagaacttctcattcccaagcaatgtgggatcccatacaccacatacccttatccttatcatatgggatatcacaCCGGAAGCCTCAATTCACCCCGTGGTGTTTGACTGCCCGGATGCTTCTTTCATTCTGCTCTATCAGAGTCCTATCCTCTATATCATTGACAATCATGTTGTTCCCTGTGGCGACATAAATTTTTGCCTCTCCACTGCTGTGTTGCTTTCTGAATTACTCTATATTCATTGCGTATTGGTcttcattacaattttatcatTGACAATCATGTTGTTCCCTGTGGCGATATAAATTTTGCCTCTCCACTTCCGTATCGCTTTCTAAATTGCTCTATATTCGTTGCGTATTGGTCTTCATTACAATTTTGTGAAATGAAACCTGTTCTTGGTAGAGGCCTGTGTAAAACACACAGTTAAACTTACAGTGATATAGGACAGATTGGATTAATTACAATATTCTCTCCCTAATCCATTAGTGGAATTTTTTTGCTAACTCACACTGCAGATTAATCTTTCaatgacttttattgttttatgatctTCTGATTGAATTTGAAGCTTATATTAGTGAAACTCAAGGATTTGACTGTTTGGCGCTGATATGTCAGTATCATAATATGTGCAGGAAAAGCCTTCAAGTTATATGGTTGAAATGGCTAGGGTGGAATCAGTGAGTCCTTTCACCAAAATGCCTCACTGCAAAtcatttcttgtattttaaggttttggattctagatctgTACTCGTATATGGTGCATCCTTTGGAAGGTTAACTATTTGTTGAGGTTTCCACTTTGTCTACTTGGTCAAATGgtgccttttcttttccctttataTCTTCTTCAAAAGTGAACTTGTGAAGACAAATTTCTGTTTCTGTGAACTCACACAAGTGGGGCCAATAGTGCTTATGGCTCTTATCATCTGTTACCTTATAGAACTATTCATATGGAGGAGTGAATTTGCTTAAAACAGTgctttcttttatcattttcttccaGACACAGACCTGCTTATCAGTCTTTTATTAGATAATGTGAATTAAGTATCTTAAACAATTACCTCATAATTATCTACTTTTAGTTTCTGCCAATGTAAGAGCTCACCAAAGGCCGGCCTTTTATTAGAATATCAATATGCTTACTTTACCACTTATTCTGGAAATAACAATCCAGTtgtttatttatagtttttgttttcagaAGTACTTGCATGATTTGAAGGAAAGATAAATGatgtttttctcttgttttgcagTTGTTCCATATAAGCAGCTTGGAAGCTGTGGACTTTTTGGATAAATTTCTGTCAATGAATCCAGACCCAAGGTATTGTTGACGCATTTTCATATAAGTAATTGGAAAGTTCTTTttaagtttgtatttttgtgtcaatggtatttatatattgatttttggTTTTAAGCTATTATATTGAATTCATGGAATGAGTAATTGATGTTGTTGACTTTGCTGTCACTATTGTTATCCGGTTCTGATTCTAATAGTTGGGTGAATGTTACCGGCATGTGTAGGTCATTAACCAGACCTTTCCTTTGGACTGAAGCGAAGCATATtgcttgtgattttttttacgtCCTTCTAAAATCCTTTTAATTTCCTGAACCCTGATGCTTTGTTAGGTCTCCctccctctttttttcttcctcaccggtttcctttttttggggggtggggttgttttaaattttcttccTATATAGAGTGGTTCCCAAGTTATGTCTGCATCGTacgtatatataaaaaaaacaccTGCATTGCTCACTGAAGGAGATTATgcagtaattttataatatgcatATAACCTAATAAACCAACAATGTAGTTCATCTAAACTGTCACAAAATTGCATGACTCAGAAATGCATGCTTTCTATTTCGTATTCGTGCCATCAAGACATTTCAAATGCAAGAGCATCGTTTAGTTTTATGTGTTCAGATAACCCAACAGATTCTcaccatataaatttataatcctTTTGCAGTGGCTGTGTTAGATTTTATGACTTCTTAAGTGTTCTAAGACTGAAGGCTTGTGCTCTTTCTGAAGAGGTTAGTTGCCCAAATAACTCTCTCATTTCTGTAGCAGGAAAATGTTTAGATCCAGATCAATTCCTTTCCATGATTATTTTGCTTTCCTTTAATTGGAGCTCTGGAATGAAAGAAGTTCAAAGCATaaatttttgttggaaaatgGATCAGTGAGTTTTTAGGATTGATGCACTTGTCTCATTGTTCtatgaaattatttctttataaagcTTGTCTTACATTTTGGCTTCTAATACCAATTAATTCCTTCATTAGGGGGGTGGTGAGTCATCTGTGGATTTTCAGTTGTTTTCCTATTGGTGATTGCATTGGGTTCTCCTTACACCCTTATATCTTGACTACACGATTTGAGCATCAATCCTTTTCTGGTTGAAGTTACTGTACTTCCGTATTGTTGGAATATTCCTTCTTTAGCATGAACCCTTAATTTTCATGGTAAGGTAGAAATAGGTCTGAACAAAACTAATAGTGGAGCAGATGTCAGTTTCTGGCAAGGATGATAAGGTATTTTACCTTGGGGGAAAACTAACAAATATTGCTTTGTATATTCAATTGTATTACCTGTTCCATTGTATATGGTAAAAGAATAACAAAGATCATGTTGGACTGAATGAACAGTAAATTGTCTATTTGAACAGcgctgatttttattttattttattggattcaTGTACAACTCAACAGAAGTATTGATCACAAGTGATTGGGGTCAGCTAGAAGAACCCTTTCGGACGAAACTTTTCTTATCttaataatttttgttatattttttcatctttcttcTATCCTGAAAATCAACTTAGTTACTTAAGAACCCTTTTTGACGAAACTTTTCTTATCTTAATAATTTCTgttatattttttcatctttcttcTATCCTGAAAATCAACTTTGATTTATAGATATTTGCATTCATTGATGTGGAGAAAAATGGAACAATCACATTCAAGCAGGTATTCTCCACcaactctgtctctctctctctgcatgaTGTATGCTTTTAAATGCTTgcttttacttatttattgtTTGAAGTCCTATGTAACCAGAGCTATGTCCTGTGCACACCCAGGATTAGTCGGGATGTTGTTctcggacacccggtgccaattaaaaaaatgtaaccaGAGCTATGTACACAACACATAGATCATCCTGATTTCAGTTggataattttttctaaaattattagTTGAGTTAATTTTTTCTGAAGCTACTGCTTAGTTACTTTTTTGTGCCAGTAGAGCAATACAATAATTCCCAGAGCCCAAAATGGGAGCACCATTTCTTTTTGGATGGATTTCAGCCCAATCCCGTTGCCAAAACCAACTGACCCCCACTGGGGTTGATTTAGCAAACATCCACCTGCCCAAGGGGGTGGATAACAACCGAAACCAACTTCCTGTGGGTGCTTTTTTAATGAGGCACATTCATTTAAACTGCTGAAACCACCTGATGTCCCATTTGGCTGTCGAGAAAATGCAgcaaaatgaaatgaaacgaAAACCAAGTGAACCCTCCATTGCACTTGGAGCAGAACTGCAAAATTGAAGGACTTCTTAACCGGATGCAATCTTGAATGGCGTTGAAATCTTTAAACCATTGCGGTCAATTTCACTAGACCCAAAACTGTTTACTTCTGTTGCCTCCAGAGGTTGTGCCACCAATACAATCAACGAAGCCAAAGAAAAATAGCATGAGAATAATTGCCATCGCTACCGGTGGTGGTTGCTGGCATTATCTTTGAGGAAGGAGCAATGAGTGTTGGCATGGGGAGGGATCGGCGGGGTGAGACAGAAAGTCTCTTAgaactggagagagagagagagagagagagagagagagagagagagagagagagagagagagagagagagagagtaaaaattTTTATGGGCAGGTAGTCTCCAAAACCACCTGCTGAAATTTCTTCTGGTGGGTTGCTGATCAGCCCTAATTCATTTGCTCTTTCTGGGCTGATATAGAAAACTTATGATTATCGATGTGTTATTTAACTACATATTATTCTGTTTTCCCATCTTTGCAGTTCTTATTTGGATCAGCACATGTCATGAAGCAGCCATTATTCAGGCAAGCTTGTGAATCATCCTTTACTGAATGCACGGCTGGGGGAAATGATTACCTTCTTGAACATGAAGTATATTGctctttccttccttttcttttcctctcttatTTTGCCCTCCATTCTCGATACTTTATTGAATGCTGAATTGCATTCAATTTCTAATTGCTGTTTGGATCAGTTGGGAGATTTTTTTGGTCGTGGAATCCCAGACTTGAATGCTGGTGATGTGAGTCACTGATCTATCTATGCCATTATCCTCtcttctgttttcttttctgGGAATGGCATCATGTCTATTATTTGAAGAGAAATATGCTTCCATTGTCAACATAAAATACCCAGTTGTCATCCGTAAACTTGGTCCTGCAGGTCCATGGTCTGTTCAATTTATTTGATTCTGATAATGATGGGAAGATCAGTAAGGATGATTTTGATTCCTGCCTAAGAAAGAATCCTTTGCTGATAGCACTTTTCTTACCTTGTTTGCTGCACAAGGGCTTCTCAGAAACTGGTGTTAGAACGCTGGAGGGCATGGTGCTATGAATGAGTGTTTCCATGCACTTGTAGGTTTATCTTTTACCCCCGTGATTGTTGAGTTTTGTATTGGGGAAATAGATGGGAGAAAAAAAGGGAGGGGGTGATGCTTGTAGTTACCACAACGAGTATAGGCGGCGGggctttaatattttcaaaacccCGCCCTATAATATGCTCATAAGTCATTTCCATTCAGTTTGGGTAGTAACCCGTACTCTATTTCTGTTGTTTCAAACCTGATTTTGGGAATTTTCATTGATTTGTTTAAATTGATCAAATTGTGTTCCTGGGCTGAGTGTTCTTAATTCttataagagttttgctacgtacgaACAAAGTCGCGTGCTAATCTGCGTATTAAGactaattcttttatattcaaaatttaaattagtactgtttttaataaaattttatttttaatcaatcacattagattagtgcACATATTAGGATGCAGTTGtgcttgtaactaaattttttcttcttataaacAACATGAAATTCTACCGATAGCAATTTGTAATTGAGGATGGGCTTAATTTGCGGGAGGGAGGCATTCAGTCAAATCGATGGAATGAACATGAGCCTAAAACATTTTAACACCAGGCTTGAACCAGAGGCAGCTCAACTCGTCCTGTTTTGTGGGCGAAATCCCAAGCCAGAAAAACCAACATAAACCCACATTTTATGGGTGTTTGGAAGAACATAGAGCTGTCTCACCGTTACAGCTGCGTTGCCTAGCATTGATTTAGCATTCGTGAGTTGTATGTATGAATGCTTGAATCATAATTTGGTCGTGTCAATATTGGTAAAGACAGCATTTACTcctttatcattgttgggaaaaGACAAAGGTAGCTGGTTCTGTTAAGAGAACAGTTGCGTTTCAGCTACAGAGTTAGGATGATATGAAGATAGACCTTTAAGGTGTCAAGAAGATTCAATGTAAGGACtcacaaaaataatttgattCACGACCGGTTTGAAAGAACTATAAATCACCTTCACCGGCACTGGCACCACATATGAAGCCATTCTTAAATATGATCTGCTTTAGTGGTCCGAAGGTGAAATGACATGAGTCTTTTTGTTAGAGCTATCTCTCCCTCATCTTCTGTTCTTCACATAAAACCTGTTTTTCCCAATACTAATGTTGGAAACTATAAGCTCTCTTATTGATGAATTATGGAGGGGTTGAGCAAAATGCAACTGAAACTctgaaatttatttctttttctttttcttttttaatttttaatttttttttaatgattaggtGTACACATTCAATAGCTTTGTGATAGAAACAATAGACAAGCCAACCCCAATCCAAAGTATTTGAGCCTGGAAGGTCACGTGTCAGATTGTCATACTGATGTTCCTCGGGTAGGATTTCGCAGCTTGATGCAAGGATTGCATTCTTTTGTTTGTAATTAATCATGTGTTTTGATTCAAAGAGAAATCTCATATTTGAGGCATTTATTCAAACAGCTGGGGGCATCCTGGCCTGAAGGAGACTCTCGACTCTcagctatttaattttttttcgttttcgCTTTCCCTTTTTACAACCATTTTTCCACAAGACCATTGCAAACAAACAGAAACAGCCAGTACGCTTCTACCGCTTTAGAAGGGGGTATTGGCTTTACGTTAAGCCTAAATTAACTCGAATTATGCATTTATCGAATAGAAAACTGGAGTATTCCTCGTATCAAACAAGCTAGCATACTTTCACGAACTTCACGTGTAGAAATTCATCACATGGCAATGCTACAGTTGCTCTGATATTTCTTATGGTTGTTATTCCCTGACAAAACCATTAAATGGAAACGTGAATGCCATGTGAAGTAATCCAATCATTGCATGCTATAGCCACGCCCACATGACACAGATGTTCTGATCCTTCTTGATCTGGGCGTGGTTGGCTGCCTGGCTACTTCAAACACTGAATACCGTCAAACCCACGTGAATTGCGGCATGATATTGGGCCATGCCCACATGAAAGATAGCCCCCACAATCGCGTAAGCCTGTTGTCGTCCCACCAAAAAATCTCATGGTATATGCAGTCCTAGTCCTGTGTATAAAAAAGGAA
This genomic interval from Carya illinoinensis cultivar Pawnee chromosome 2, C.illinoinensisPawnee_v1, whole genome shotgun sequence contains the following:
- the LOC122301206 gene encoding lysophospholipid acyltransferase LPEAT2-like; translation: MADNDISSPLLSSQPSDTPHLTIIVNASDSDNHSDNKRINNGNNGNHQNGRDSHSRNPFELIGSKGLEVPGPATVDPFRNETPTIDGLYEWVKIVVCLPIAAVRLVIFGVCLLVGFLATKLALEGWKDKQNPLPRWRSRIMWVTRVCARFILFSFGYHWIRRKGKPAPRETAPIVVSNHVSFIEPIFYFYELFPTIVAAESHDSIPFVGTIIRAMQVIYVNRFSPSSRKHAVNEIKRKASCDGFPRLLLFPEGTTTNGSALISFQLGAFIPGYPIQPVVVRYPYVHFDQSWGNISLAKLMFRMFTQFHNFMEVEYLPVVSPLTNRKESIIHLAERTSHAIATALNVTETSHSYGDLMLLTKALQSRQEKPSSYMVEMARVESLFHISSLEAVDFLDKFLSMNPDPSGCVRFYDFLSVLRLKACALSEEIFAFIDVEKNGTITFKQFLFGSAHVMKQPLFRQACESSFTECTAGGNDYLLEHELGDFFGRGIPDLNAGDVHGLFNLFDSDNDGKISKDDFDSCLRKNPLLIALFLPCLLHKGFSETGVRTLEGMVL